A genomic region of Acipenser ruthenus chromosome 9, fAciRut3.2 maternal haplotype, whole genome shotgun sequence contains the following coding sequences:
- the LOC131737957 gene encoding uncharacterized protein LOC131737957 has protein sequence MATCIHFFIIVLCAICSVTDNIEDLNLYFLELDDCLEQVQQALDTNDFNTFDHLHRLLEEHVRILSTLASVLDSCEGVDQVCLLINRLFDAVRTVYGEVDQRLAPRSQFEFLFNSPLESTRGRPRYCITKDQLQQLRAAGMPWCSIAACLCISERTLFRRRQQYGMTGENYANISNSELDNIIREILRETLNAGGNYVQGGVLARGLRVQRRRIRDRLNALDPVHLW, from the exons atggctacttgtatacattttttcattATAGTATTGTGCGCTATCTGTTCCGTTACTGACAATATCGAGGATCtgaatttatattttttggaGCTGGATGACTGTTTAGAACAAGTTCAACAGGCATTAGATACtaatgattttaatacatttgacCATCTACATCGTTTACTCGAAGAACATGTAAGGATTTTGTCAACTTTAGCATCCGTCCTGGACAGTTGTGAA GGAGTGGATCAAGTATGTTTGCTGATAAATAGATTATTTGACGCTGTGAGGACAGTGTATGGTGAAGTTGACCAAAGATTGGCTCCTCGATCCCAATTTgaatttcttttcaacagccccCTTGAAAGCACAAGAGGTCGCCCAAG ATACTGCATAACCAAAGATCAACTACAGCAACTACGTGCAGCAGGAATGCCATGGTGTTCAATTGCAGCTTGCCTCTGCATAAGTGAGCGGACACTGTTTCGCAGAAGGCAGCAATATGGAATGACAGGAGAAAATTATGCCAACATCTCAAATAGTGAACTGGATAATATTATAAGGGAAATCCTGAGAGAAACGCTGAATGCAGGAGGCAACTATGttcaag GTGGTGTCCTAGCCAGAGGATTAAGAGTTCAGAGAAGGAGAATTAGAGATCGATTAAATGCCCTGGACCCAGTTCATTTATGGTAG